The DNA region GCACCTCAATCTGGGCTACCTTAACTACAATGACGTTGGCGAGGAGTTGACCGAGTGGCCGAAGAGAATCGGCAACCTCAAGGTGAAAAGCCCGACGCAGGAATTCTTGTACGGCCTGGGGCTCAAGCTTCCGACCAGAGAGTTCGACTATGGTCTCGAGTTCTACGGCAACTCCTTCATCCAGAAGCCGCCAGCCAGCGCCTATGCGCGAGAGAATTACCTTTACATCTGCCCGTCCGTCGCTTACAAGCCGGCGCGCTGGGTGTCGTTCCTGTTCGCCCTCGACTATCGCCTCACCGCCGATAGAGACGAGACCACCTACGGGGTCGGTTACGCCCCCATCGGCCCGTTCAGGGATGAGAAGATCCCCAACTATCCCACCTGGCGCGTCAACGTGGGCGTGAAGTTGGTGTTGCTGCCCACCTCGGTGTACCGCATGACCGAGCGGGACCTCCTGTTGCAGAAGGCAGACACCCGCCGCGAGCTCTTTGAGCAGATCATTCGCGAGCGACGGCAGACAGAGACCGCCGAGCAAGAGCTGGAGCGCATCAAAGAGGAGCGACGCAAGGCAGAACGGGAACTGGAGCGTTTGCGGAAGATCCTGGAAGATCAAGCCAAGCGGCGGGAGGAGCTTCAGAAACTCCGCGAGGAGCTGCCTGAGACGAAGAAGACCGAGCCGCCGCCCGAACCCTGATTATTGCAAGCTACGAAAAGGCAAGCCCTGCCTGTACAGGCAGGGCTTTTGTTTTCTGCGCACAACCGGCTCGCCGTCGACTAATGCTCAAGGCACAGTTGCTGCCGGGCTACTTACCCCCCTAACGGGGAGCTCGACACAGACAAGCTAAAATTCCAGGCCTATGCTGAACCGCTGCACGTTGTCCAGAACACCAAAGTCCAAATAGGCATAGTCCAACTTCAGGCGCACGCGCCCCAGCAGCTCATAAGCAAGACCACCCCCCAGGGACAGCCCTTCCTCGCCATCCCGCAGGAAGAGGGACTTGTAACCGGCCCGCAAGAAGACGTTCTCATTGAACGCATACTCGGTGCCCACATTCAAGTACTCGGTGTTGTTGTTGGGGTGAACCGCATCGATGGCCACGGTCAGGCGATTGTGGGCGGTGTTGAGGAGCTCCATGGCCACCCCCGCCCGGAAGATCAGCGGCAACGACCACTTGTCGGTAGCCAAATGGGCGATGATCTTGTCGTTGTTGCCATATTTGGACGGATCGATGTCGTGGTTCACCTGCGTGTCCTTCCCTTCCAGGCGCATTTTGCCGCCAAAGTTGGAGATGCTGGCACCGATGCGCATCCCTTTCAGCTGCGTGACGAACAGCGTGCCCACGTCGATGGCAAAGCTGGAGGCGCTCATGTGCCATATCTTTTGCTGGATGTATTTGCCGGTAAAGCCGATGGAAAAGCGGTCGGTGAGCGCTCGTGCGTAGGACACCCCCAATGCCGCGTCACTCGCGCCAAAGCGCTCGCCAGTGCCTTCAGGGTAGAACACGGTTCGTACTTCCATCTCGTCCATGCCTAAGGCGCAGAAGCTCGCGCCCAGAGTGCCGAAGGCGCCCAAGGGCAAGGCAATGCCGGCAAAGTCATAGTTCATGTCTGCCAGCCATTCCGTGTGGCCTAAGTGCACCTCGTTGCGCGACAGGCGCGCCAGGCCCGCGGGGTTCCAGTAGAGGGCACTGGCATCGTTGGCCGTGGCCACAAACGCCCCGCCCATGGCCAGCGCTCGCGCTCCCACCTCTATGTCCAAGAAGCAGGCACTGGTCGTGCCGACTTTGGAAACGTTTTCCACAAACTGGCCTTCAGCAGTGCCGCACGCTGCCAGCGCGAGCACTACCCAAAGAACGTTTACCCGTCGCATAGCTGCATAGTCTCCCTACTTACTTGATAACCGCGAACTTGCCAATGGTGCTCCCCAAGCCAGGTGCCTCGATGTGGTAGACGTAGATCCCATAGGCGATTTCCATGCCGTCTTTGGAGAGCATGTTCCACGACTCGGCGCCATTGTCGACGGTGGTGTCGTGATGGATCTCTTTCACCAGGTGACCCCGCGTGGTGAAGATCTTTATGGTACACTTGGGAGGAAGATGGATGAAGTCGATCTTTCGCTCGCCTCGCCCTGACTGGTAGAAATGCTGCGGCTCCCACGAGGCAGTCACCACGTATGGGTTCGGCACCACCGCGATGCGGCTAAGAAGACTGTCGACCTTTGCCTTCGCCTTAGGAAGTTGCAGCTTGCTCCCCTCGGCGGTGAACTGGTAGGTGTCCCGCGAGCGGAAGGGCTTGGTGGTATGCAAGAGCCACACATCGCCGGGCTCCGGGTGGTTAATTTGCACAAAGGTCGTGTCGTAAGCCCAGACGCTATCCCTGAGGGCAATCACCGTATCGATACCCCCGATGGTGGTGTGAATGTACCGCACGTCAACCCGCAACAGCGTCGAGTCCACGAGCATCGAGTCCGGTTTGCTGAGGATGACCTCATAGGTCACGGCACTGCCAGTGGGCGCGGGCATCAGGACGACGGATTCGCCTGGGTTCCAATACTTGTTACCGTCCTTATCCATCAGCACAAAGCGGCACTCACGCTGCTCGCAGACGTTCCAAATGACAAACGGCGCATGTGTGCCAGGAAAGATTTGGCCATCGCGTACGCGCTCACCGATGCGGCCCTCGAACCGGAATTCAAAGTCGCCCTCATACAGCTTCCCGCCGGTGTAAAGGCGAATGGTGTGGGTATAGTTGCAGTCTCCTTTGATCCAGCCGCTATTCTCATGGTCAATGGCCAGCGCTTGGTCTTGCACCACCATTCGCAGCCCGTCAAAGATGGGATTGTCCAGCTGCCCCTGCACGTAGGGACTCCTGAACACCGGGTAGTAGAGGTAGGAGTACTCGTACTCCTGCCCCTTGGCCATCCCGCCGCCGGTGATCATGGCGATCATTCCATTCCTGGCGTCCAGCAGGTAGTCCACGCCGGGCACCAAGAGGCGGCCGCCGCCTGCTGCCGTGACCACAAAGGAGTCGGCCACCAGGGGTGCTGCGGCCAAGGCCACCCAGCCGGTGTCTGCCACGAAGCGGGCGCTGCGTCGCGTCAGGTCCATCACGGAGAAGGTCTTAGTTGTGTCGGAACCCTTGGGATAGTCGTCCTTGAAGCTCACCGCGTAGCGTCGCCCGTCCGGAACGCGCATGGGGTCCACCGGCACGATCTCGATAGTACCTGTGGCAAAACCGTTGACGTGCTGCAGCGAGCCGGCAGTGGTGGAGAGCCGCGGCGCCTCCTTGTAGCCGGCCGCCGGGGCATTCGGCCTCACCACCACGGTGTTGAGGTCGGTGCTCAGCACTCTCCCGGCTGCGTCGGTGCGGATGCGCTTGGAGCACTCGGCCGGAGCCATATCCGGCAGATGGGGAATGGGGCTTATGCCGCGCTCGTAAAAGTCCGAATAGTAGCCCTTGTCGAACGAGCAAACGGCATAGTAGTAGGTCTGGCCGTTCTCCACGTTCGTGTCCGTCCAGAAGTGCAAGAGCCCACTGTCATTGCCCATGTTCATCTGCACGCCGTTGAAGGCCACAGGGTGTGGCCCTTTCAGCCCATCCTTGAGGTCGAAGATGGCCACCGGCTTGTTGAAGGTCGGGTTGCCGTAAGCGTCGGTGATTGTGTAGGACTCCAAGAAGCCCGGGTCGGTGCTGCGATAGATGCGGTAGCCCTCGAAGTCAAAGCCGTAGATCGGGTCCCAGGACTTCTCTGCAGACCTGTCCCAGTAGAGTGTCACCTTGCGGTCGCCAGGCACTGCCGTCACCTTTGGTTTGAGCGGCGGCTTTGTGAAGTTGTAATCGCGGTCGTAAATAATCTGCATGATGCGCGCATTGCGGAAAATGTCTTCCTGATCCTCGCCGAAGAGCATGGCAATGGCGAACTTGCGCATGCGACCCGGCTTGAGGGGGAAGTAGCCGGAGCCGTAGAGGAAGGTGATGTCGGTGGTCTGCTCCGGGTTATCGATGAAGTGGCCAGGAGTGGTGAGCTGCCACATCTCCTCGTCGTTGGCCAGGTTGAGGCCCTTGCGCCAGTCCTTGGCATCGAAGCTGGTCAAGCCGATCTGGTCAGTCTCGTCCTTGTCCGTGTACTCAAAGTTTGGCTCTCCAGGGTCAGGCTTGCCATTGCCTTCCGTGCCATCGGCATCGGGTCCCATGTACTCCGGCATCAACGGTCCCACGCCATCGCTGCCAATATCGTCGGTCTCCGGGTCCCAATCGCCGTCGTTGTCGATGCCGTCGTCCTGGCTTTCGTCCACCATCCCGTCGCCGTCGTTGTCGATCCCGTCAAAGGGGTCGCCGGGCGACTCTAAGTACTTGAAGCCGAAATAGGCCACCGGCCCGCCCCAGGCGCCCACGTTGTCGTGGTCATACTGGTAGACGATATCGTCCTGGCGATCGAACCAGCTATCATCATCGCGCTGGTCACCATCGTCGCCCACGTCCGCGTCGCCGTACATGCCAAAGACCATCTTCCGGTACTCGGTCAATCCGGTGTTTTTCACCCAGTAGGTCCAAATGAGAATGTCCTCTGCCGCAGGGTGGGCCCACTGGTAACCGCGCACCTGGACCTCGATGGCCAAACCGCGCTTGGTGGAGTCGAAGGGGTCAGGATAGAACTTGAACTCGTCGTTCACATAGTCGTTCATCACGAAATACGACTCCTGGTCGGCGCGGGCATAGGCACCATATTGGCCGTTCCACAGAGGCACGCGGGTCACAGGGTTCACCCACTCCGGCCGATCCGGCCACACCCAGGGCCAGCTGTCTGGTTTGCCATCGCCGTCGTTGTCCAAGGCATCACTCATCGCCA from candidate division KSB1 bacterium includes:
- a CDS encoding PorV/PorQ family protein codes for the protein MRRVNVLWVVLALAACGTAEGQFVENVSKVGTTSACFLDIEVGARALAMGGAFVATANDASALYWNPAGLARLSRNEVHLGHTEWLADMNYDFAGIALPLGAFGTLGASFCALGMDEMEVRTVFYPEGTGERFGASDAALGVSYARALTDRFSIGFTGKYIQQKIWHMSASSFAIDVGTLFVTQLKGMRIGASISNFGGKMRLEGKDTQVNHDIDPSKYGNNDKIIAHLATDKWSLPLIFRAGVAMELLNTAHNRLTVAIDAVHPNNNTEYLNVGTEYAFNENVFLRAGYKSLFLRDGEEGLSLGGGLAYELLGRVRLKLDYAYLDFGVLDNVQRFSIGLEF